Proteins from a genomic interval of Rhodothermus marinus:
- a CDS encoding phosphohydrolase: protein MEPEKKPDTLSAEAADEAAEKVAAEAPVYRDATHRFPDWKAVSAKQLELDRALLSRTEGRVHTLLSHLLVDRTLHHYLSYANAVSVRRLGYNDHGPVHARIVTYNALKILRLLHESGIRPSIEEEEVGTYEDAQVAVALAAFLHDAGMGITREGHEQWALTLVDPFIQHYLSLVYAEGDPMIAVLRALVHECIVGHMGNVRIHSVEAGVVLVADGTDMAHGRSRIPRMINRDPMIGDIHRYSASAITRVHIGPGERKPVRIAAYMEHVTGLFQVEEVLMHKVKASPIMQHLEVCAYVGNDPPRFYLR from the coding sequence ATGGAACCGGAAAAGAAGCCGGACACGCTCTCGGCAGAAGCCGCCGACGAGGCGGCCGAAAAGGTGGCGGCGGAGGCGCCCGTGTACCGGGACGCCACGCATCGTTTCCCCGACTGGAAAGCCGTCAGCGCCAAACAGCTCGAGCTGGATCGGGCGCTGCTGAGCCGTACCGAGGGGCGGGTGCACACGTTGCTCTCGCACCTGCTGGTCGATCGGACGCTGCACCACTACCTGAGCTATGCCAATGCGGTGTCGGTGCGGCGGCTGGGCTACAACGACCACGGACCGGTCCACGCGCGCATCGTCACGTACAACGCGCTGAAAATTCTGCGTCTGTTGCACGAAAGCGGCATTCGTCCCTCCATCGAAGAAGAGGAAGTGGGCACCTACGAGGACGCCCAGGTGGCCGTGGCGCTGGCCGCCTTTCTGCACGATGCCGGAATGGGCATCACGCGCGAGGGGCACGAGCAGTGGGCGCTGACGCTGGTCGATCCGTTCATCCAGCACTACCTGTCGCTGGTCTATGCCGAAGGCGATCCCATGATCGCCGTGCTGCGGGCGCTGGTGCACGAATGCATCGTGGGACACATGGGCAACGTCCGCATTCACAGCGTCGAGGCCGGGGTGGTACTGGTGGCCGACGGGACCGACATGGCGCACGGTCGCTCGCGCATCCCGCGCATGATCAACCGCGATCCCATGATCGGCGACATCCACCGCTACTCGGCCAGCGCCATCACACGCGTGCACATCGGTCCGGGCGAGCGCAAGCCCGTCCGCATCGCCGCCTATATGGAGCATGTGACCGGCCTGTTTCAGGTCGAAGAGGTGCTCATGCACAAGGTGAAGGCCTCGCCCATCATGCAGCACCTGGAGGTCTGCGCCTACGTGGGCAACGATCCGCCGCGCTTTTATCTGCGCTGA
- a CDS encoding Hsp20/alpha crystallin family protein gives MADRIYFPGFTTLQREMNRLFDEFLRGAEATTEAPATWTPRADLSETAEAYLIRMDLPGVAKESLDIQFNEGVLTVSGERTAEYEGGQETVRHVERPHGRFFRSFTLPQTIDPAGIKAEMRDGVLTIRIPKLAAHQPRKITVE, from the coding sequence ATGGCCGACCGCATTTATTTCCCCGGTTTCACAACCCTGCAACGTGAGATGAACCGGCTGTTTGACGAATTCCTGCGGGGTGCTGAGGCGACCACCGAAGCGCCGGCTACCTGGACGCCCCGTGCGGATCTGTCGGAGACGGCCGAAGCCTACCTGATCCGCATGGATCTGCCGGGCGTGGCCAAGGAAAGCCTGGATATTCAGTTCAACGAGGGTGTACTGACCGTCTCGGGTGAACGGACGGCCGAGTACGAAGGCGGACAGGAGACGGTGCGGCATGTGGAGCGGCCGCACGGACGGTTCTTCCGGAGCTTCACGCTCCCGCAGACGATCGATCCGGCCGGCATCAAGGCGGAAATGCGCGACGGCGTACTGACCATCCGCATTCCGAAGCTGGCTGCCCACCAGCCGCGGAAAATCACTGTGGAGTAA
- a CDS encoding DUF1931 family protein, whose product MAGLMAVSKFERLFRMAAGLDVDKEDLKRLSDFVRQKIYDLLLAAQATAEANGRDIIEVHDLPITNGLRESIRAFEALDTELELEPILEHLAALPPLRLGYSYEVEAELPRLVGALTVALARTFKILDPEVKNPQPLHWERAMEIFNLLL is encoded by the coding sequence ATGGCAGGACTGATGGCGGTTTCCAAGTTCGAGCGGCTGTTTCGCATGGCCGCCGGACTGGATGTCGATAAAGAGGACCTCAAACGTCTGAGCGACTTTGTTCGTCAGAAGATTTACGACCTGTTGCTGGCGGCGCAGGCCACGGCCGAAGCGAACGGACGCGACATCATTGAAGTGCATGATCTGCCCATCACGAACGGCCTGCGCGAAAGCATTCGCGCCTTCGAGGCGCTCGACACCGAGCTGGAACTGGAACCCATCCTGGAACACCTGGCCGCACTGCCGCCGCTTCGGCTGGGCTACAGCTACGAGGTGGAAGCCGAGCTTCCCCGACTCGTCGGCGCGCTGACGGTGGCGCTGGCGCGGACGTTCAAGATTCTGGATCCGGAAGTCAAGAACCCGCAACCTCTGCACTGGGAGCGGGCCATGGAGATCTTCAACCTGCTGCTGTAA
- the cmk gene encoding (d)CMP kinase: MIIAIDGPAGAGKSTTARRVAERLGYPYLDTGAMYRALALALLRQDPTLDPERAREALARVQLRVAWDNGRLRVFLDGEDVTEAIRTPEVSQAASRISAWPEVRARLLEEQRRIGRAWERRYGGVVLDGRDIGTVVFPEAEVKVFLVADPEERARRRQRELAERGQEVPLEQVLAEILQRDAQDQQRAVAPLRKADDAVELDTTSLSIDEQVQRVYELVRERQRRLHV; encoded by the coding sequence GTGATCATTGCCATTGATGGACCGGCCGGGGCCGGCAAGAGCACCACGGCGCGCCGGGTGGCCGAACGCCTGGGTTACCCGTACCTGGACACGGGCGCCATGTACCGGGCGCTGGCACTGGCGTTGCTTCGCCAGGATCCGACGCTCGATCCGGAGCGGGCGCGCGAAGCCCTGGCGCGGGTGCAGTTGCGCGTTGCCTGGGACAATGGCCGGTTGCGCGTCTTTCTGGACGGCGAGGACGTCACGGAGGCCATCCGCACGCCTGAGGTCAGCCAGGCCGCCAGTCGCATCAGTGCCTGGCCCGAGGTGCGGGCGCGCCTGCTGGAGGAGCAGCGGCGCATCGGCCGGGCGTGGGAGCGGCGGTACGGCGGCGTGGTGCTCGACGGCCGCGACATCGGCACGGTGGTCTTCCCGGAGGCCGAGGTGAAGGTGTTTCTGGTGGCCGATCCCGAAGAGCGCGCGCGTCGGCGGCAGCGCGAACTGGCCGAACGCGGCCAGGAGGTGCCGCTGGAACAGGTGCTGGCCGAAATCCTGCAACGCGACGCGCAGGACCAGCAGCGGGCCGTGGCGCCGTTGCGCAAGGCCGACGACGCCGTCGAACTCGACACGACTTCGCTGAGTATTGACGAACAGGTGCAGCGCGTGTATGAGCTGGTGCGGGAACGCCAGCGTCGTTTGCACGTTTAG
- a CDS encoding ZIP family metal transporter, producing the protein MEAIIEALDGHPVWLGLVGGLVIAALNMGGAFVLLLWPRPSPRFLDAALGFAAGVMLTASFTSLILPGIEYGGLLPVLGGLALGALVMDAGDRWLPHEHFVKGHEGPDVQRIRRVWLFIIAITLHNMPEGLAVGVSFGSGHYREAIQLMLAIGIQNIPEGLSVAVSSLSAGLGARFYASMVGVRSGLVEIPAAVLGAALVHYVAVLLPWAMGFAAGAMLYVISHEILPETHRMGHERLATLGTMLGVIVMLTLDVALG; encoded by the coding sequence ATGGAAGCGATAATCGAAGCCCTGGACGGACACCCCGTCTGGCTGGGGCTGGTGGGCGGACTGGTCATCGCGGCGCTGAACATGGGCGGGGCCTTCGTGCTGTTGCTCTGGCCCCGCCCGTCGCCGCGCTTTCTGGACGCCGCGCTGGGCTTTGCGGCCGGCGTGATGCTGACGGCCAGCTTCACCAGCCTGATCCTGCCGGGCATCGAGTATGGCGGACTGCTGCCGGTGCTGGGCGGTCTGGCCCTGGGGGCGCTGGTAATGGACGCCGGCGATCGCTGGCTGCCCCACGAGCACTTCGTCAAAGGCCACGAAGGCCCCGACGTACAGCGCATCCGTCGCGTGTGGCTCTTCATCATCGCCATCACGCTGCACAACATGCCCGAAGGGCTGGCCGTGGGCGTCAGCTTCGGCAGCGGTCACTACCGGGAGGCCATCCAGCTCATGCTGGCCATCGGCATCCAGAACATCCCCGAAGGACTGTCTGTGGCGGTTTCTTCGCTCAGTGCCGGTCTGGGCGCCCGCTTCTACGCCAGCATGGTCGGCGTGCGCTCGGGACTGGTGGAGATTCCGGCCGCCGTGCTGGGGGCCGCGCTCGTGCACTACGTGGCCGTGCTGCTGCCCTGGGCCATGGGCTTTGCCGCCGGGGCCATGCTCTACGTGATCAGCCACGAGATCCTGCCCGAAACGCACCGCATGGGCCACGAGCGCCTGGCCACGCTGGGCACCATGCTGGGCGTGATCGTCATGCTCACGCTCGACGTGGCGCTGGGCTGA
- a CDS encoding rhomboid family intramembrane serine protease has product MIPIGDDVPERHYPFVTYTLIGLNVFFFFVELLQGPRLEAFLYRWGTVPAWIMNWQEQPEVLLTLFTSMFLHGGFAHLIGNMIYLNVYGKSLEGTIGSGRFLVFYLLSGLAGGIAHVLMNPTSTVPAIGASGAISGVLGAYLVLFPRATVFLVVPLLFFFPIVALPAVFVLTWWFALQIVGGLTSAAFTQVGGGVAYWAHIGGFVAGLLLIGLFYSRKQRQPFRYYGVPDRRYWAYREG; this is encoded by the coding sequence ATGATTCCCATTGGCGACGACGTGCCCGAGCGGCACTACCCGTTCGTGACCTACACGCTGATCGGGTTGAACGTCTTCTTTTTCTTCGTGGAGCTGCTTCAGGGGCCGCGCCTGGAGGCCTTCCTGTATCGCTGGGGCACCGTACCGGCCTGGATCATGAACTGGCAGGAGCAGCCCGAAGTGCTCCTGACGCTCTTCACGTCCATGTTCCTGCACGGCGGCTTTGCCCACCTGATCGGCAACATGATCTACCTGAACGTCTACGGCAAATCGCTGGAGGGGACGATCGGCTCCGGGCGCTTTCTGGTGTTCTACCTGCTCAGCGGCCTGGCCGGAGGCATTGCGCACGTGCTCATGAATCCCACGAGCACGGTGCCGGCTATCGGCGCCAGCGGGGCCATCTCGGGCGTGCTGGGCGCTTACCTGGTGCTGTTTCCGCGGGCGACGGTCTTTCTGGTGGTCCCGCTGCTGTTCTTTTTCCCGATCGTGGCGCTTCCGGCCGTTTTCGTACTGACCTGGTGGTTTGCGCTGCAGATCGTGGGCGGACTCACCTCGGCGGCCTTCACACAGGTGGGCGGTGGTGTGGCCTACTGGGCCCATATCGGCGGCTTCGTGGCCGGGCTGCTGCTCATCGGCCTGTTCTATTCACGGAAGCAACGGCAGCCCTTCCGCTACTATGGCGTGCCGGATCGGCGCTACTGGGCCTACCGGGAAGGCTGA
- a CDS encoding TrpB-like pyridoxal phosphate-dependent enzyme: protein MEESVKILLPESELPTHWYNLNADLGALGVELPPVLHPGTKQPVGPADLAPLFPEALIAQEVSTERYIEIPEPVRDVYRLWRPTPLFRARRWEKALDTPARIYYKYEGVSPTGSHKPNTAVPQAYYNAQEGVRRITTETGAGQWGSALSFACQVFGLECKVYMVRVSYEQKPYRRVLMQAWGATVVPSPSAETEAGRRVLAEDPDSTGSLGIAISEAVEEAATRADTKYALGSVLNHVLLHQTVIGQEVIRQLELAGADWPDVIVGCVGGGSNFAGFAFPFLAERVRSGRTTRIVAVEPTAAPSLTRGVYAYDFGDTARLTPLVKMYTLGHDFIPAPIHAGGLRYHGMSPQVSALYAAGLIEARSVPQNPMFAAALSFARSEGIVPAPEAGHAVWGAMQEALAAREAGEARTIVFNLCGHGHFDLSAYEAYLAGKLEDYEYPEEAVRKSLEALPQID, encoded by the coding sequence ATGGAAGAATCGGTAAAGATCCTGCTACCGGAGTCGGAGTTGCCCACCCACTGGTACAACCTGAACGCCGATCTGGGTGCACTGGGGGTTGAGTTACCGCCCGTGCTGCATCCCGGTACGAAGCAGCCGGTGGGACCGGCCGATCTGGCGCCGCTGTTTCCCGAAGCGCTCATTGCCCAGGAGGTGAGCACCGAGCGCTACATCGAAATTCCCGAACCCGTGCGCGACGTTTACCGGCTCTGGCGACCCACGCCGCTCTTTCGCGCCCGCCGCTGGGAAAAGGCGCTCGACACACCCGCCCGCATTTACTACAAATACGAGGGCGTGAGCCCCACGGGCAGCCACAAGCCCAACACGGCCGTTCCGCAGGCCTACTACAACGCGCAGGAGGGCGTGCGGCGCATCACGACGGAGACCGGCGCCGGGCAGTGGGGAAGCGCGCTGAGTTTTGCCTGTCAGGTGTTCGGGCTGGAGTGCAAGGTGTACATGGTGCGCGTGAGCTACGAGCAGAAGCCTTACCGGCGTGTGCTCATGCAGGCCTGGGGCGCGACGGTGGTGCCGAGCCCGAGCGCCGAGACGGAAGCCGGCCGTCGCGTGCTGGCCGAAGACCCCGACAGTACGGGCAGTCTGGGCATTGCCATCAGCGAGGCCGTCGAGGAAGCGGCCACGCGCGCCGATACGAAGTACGCGCTGGGCAGTGTGCTCAACCACGTGCTGCTGCACCAGACGGTCATCGGGCAGGAAGTGATCCGTCAGCTCGAGCTGGCCGGCGCCGACTGGCCCGACGTGATTGTCGGTTGCGTGGGCGGCGGCAGCAACTTCGCGGGATTTGCCTTTCCGTTCCTGGCCGAGCGCGTGCGCTCCGGCCGCACGACGCGCATCGTGGCTGTCGAACCGACGGCCGCACCGTCGCTGACGCGGGGCGTCTATGCCTACGACTTCGGCGACACGGCCCGTCTGACGCCGCTCGTGAAGATGTACACGCTGGGGCACGACTTCATCCCGGCGCCCATCCATGCGGGTGGTTTGCGCTACCACGGGATGAGTCCGCAGGTGAGTGCGCTCTATGCGGCCGGGTTGATCGAAGCGCGGAGCGTGCCCCAGAACCCGATGTTTGCGGCGGCGCTGAGCTTTGCCCGCAGCGAAGGGATCGTGCCGGCGCCGGAAGCCGGGCACGCCGTCTGGGGGGCCATGCAGGAGGCCCTGGCGGCCCGCGAAGCCGGAGAGGCACGCACGATCGTGTTCAACCTGTGCGGCCACGGACACTTCGATCTGAGCGCCTACGAGGCCTATCTGGCCGGCAAGCTCGAAGACTACGAGTACCCGGAAGAGGCCGTCCGCAAGAGCCTGGAGGCACTGCCGCAGATCGACTGA
- a CDS encoding RNA methyltransferase — protein MRKLAHHEIPRPDPETLRRLPRHPIVVVLDNIRSIYNVGSIFRTSDAARIEKLYLTGITGTPEHRQLHKTALGAEETVPWEYVRDPVPLVESLRKAGYTIAALELTDTPTYTHQLPDDIFPLALIVGHELYGVQPALIERADLALEIPQFGSKQSLNVAVAYGIAVFDLVRHYRRLQGDPRFSPAPRQPDGAVAHTPPSR, from the coding sequence ATGCGCAAACTGGCCCACCACGAAATTCCGCGTCCCGATCCCGAAACGCTGCGACGGTTGCCCCGCCACCCGATCGTGGTGGTGCTGGACAACATTCGTTCGATTTATAACGTCGGTTCCATCTTCCGCACCTCCGATGCCGCCCGCATCGAGAAGCTCTACCTGACCGGGATCACAGGCACCCCCGAACATCGCCAGCTCCACAAGACGGCGCTGGGCGCCGAGGAAACCGTACCCTGGGAGTACGTGCGCGATCCCGTGCCGCTGGTCGAGTCGCTCCGCAAGGCCGGCTATACGATCGCCGCGCTCGAACTGACCGACACGCCCACCTACACGCACCAGTTGCCGGACGACATCTTCCCGCTGGCGCTCATCGTCGGCCATGAACTTTACGGCGTGCAACCGGCGCTGATCGAACGGGCCGACCTGGCGCTCGAGATTCCCCAGTTCGGAAGCAAGCAGTCGCTCAACGTGGCCGTGGCCTACGGGATTGCCGTGTTCGACCTGGTGCGGCACTACCGTCGGCTTCAGGGCGACCCGCGCTTCAGCCCAGCACCTCGGCAGCCCGACGGAGCCGTCGCACACACGCCTCCTTCCC
- a CDS encoding DUF5335 family protein: protein MAVTKQLPREQWKEYFDNFTKAFLEDLNPEDAVVEIVDPKLGDQFEADYARVIGVSYDPKDNVFEVALEGVDHLIYHPKEIWVVEEDNGFVSTIEVVREDDTKEIIRLQSVGLQRAQQ from the coding sequence ATGGCGGTAACGAAACAGCTTCCGCGCGAGCAGTGGAAGGAATACTTCGACAATTTCACGAAGGCATTTCTGGAAGACCTGAACCCTGAGGATGCCGTCGTGGAGATCGTAGACCCCAAGCTGGGGGATCAGTTCGAAGCGGACTACGCCCGTGTGATCGGGGTTAGCTACGATCCGAAGGATAACGTCTTCGAGGTGGCGCTGGAAGGGGTGGATCATCTCATCTATCACCCCAAAGAGATCTGGGTGGTGGAGGAGGACAACGGGTTTGTGAGTACGATCGAAGTCGTGCGCGAGGACGACACGAAAGAGATCATCCGGCTGCAGAGCGTGGGGCTGCAGCGGGCGCAGCAATAA
- the rpsA gene encoding 30S ribosomal protein S1, with protein sequence MADEQKQEQATQVSEMPETPEKPQEEAPQPEAETATTPEAAQPETAETPAAESEPEATETPVAEAEAAPETPEPEAEPEPVAEAPAQNSRPVLGFKGEITGPVVKLEDLEKQQETREIDPFHEQLLRQIEESFTTVHEGEIVKGRILSVGEKEVIIDIGFKSTGIVSRNEFGDAEIKPGDEVEVFVERLEDAQGQLVLSKLKADRVRRWERVEDAYYNEKVIEGTIVRRVKGGMIAEIFDGLEAFLPGSQIDVRPVRDFDAYIGKRMEFKIVKINPANENVVVSHRALLEKELQKQREEILSKMEPGQVLEGTVKNITDFGVFIDLGGVDGLLHITDLSWGRVSHPSELVQLGQKLNVVVLDYDKERQRISLGLKQLQPHPWENIDEKYKEGDVVEGKVVSITDYGAFVELEKGIEGLVHISEMSWTDHIKHPSQKVSLGQLVKVKILNIDREGRKISLGMKQLEPNPWEGLSKRYPPGTVLRGKVRKITNFGVFVEIEPGIDGLVHISDLSWTRRIQHPSEVVKEGEELDVVVLEVDEENRRISLGHKQVQTNPWNDFATVYAEGTDHKAKVVRIEDNGLVVELPLGVEAFVPAGELKHSKNFQEFYHVGDELELRVIRFSAADREIVMSEVAKERAEEEAQRAEEERRRREERKQQEKAVKEYQRKAVTGPTTLGELSGLEDLKAQLEAAEKAAQEAEQEAKAETEEAAEQPAAEAQTPEAEAEEKPSDEASEDKKD encoded by the coding sequence ATGGCAGACGAACAGAAGCAGGAACAGGCAACCCAGGTCTCTGAAATGCCAGAGACGCCCGAAAAACCGCAGGAGGAAGCACCGCAGCCTGAAGCAGAAACGGCTACGACACCCGAAGCGGCCCAGCCTGAGACCGCCGAAACACCGGCGGCCGAATCGGAACCTGAGGCTACGGAGACTCCGGTAGCCGAGGCCGAAGCGGCTCCGGAGACCCCCGAGCCCGAAGCCGAGCCGGAGCCGGTGGCCGAAGCGCCGGCGCAGAATTCGCGTCCGGTCCTGGGCTTCAAGGGCGAGATTACCGGTCCGGTCGTGAAGCTGGAAGACCTTGAGAAGCAGCAGGAAACGCGCGAGATCGATCCCTTCCACGAGCAACTGCTCCGGCAGATCGAGGAGAGCTTCACGACCGTTCACGAGGGCGAGATCGTCAAAGGCCGCATCCTGTCCGTCGGCGAGAAGGAAGTCATCATCGACATCGGTTTCAAGAGCACCGGCATCGTCTCGCGCAACGAGTTTGGCGACGCGGAGATCAAGCCGGGCGACGAGGTGGAGGTCTTCGTCGAAAGGCTGGAGGACGCACAGGGCCAGCTCGTGCTGTCGAAGCTCAAGGCCGATCGCGTCCGGCGCTGGGAGCGCGTCGAGGATGCCTACTACAACGAGAAGGTCATCGAGGGTACGATCGTGCGCCGCGTCAAGGGCGGCATGATCGCCGAGATCTTCGATGGCCTGGAAGCCTTCCTGCCGGGTTCTCAGATCGACGTGCGGCCCGTGCGCGACTTCGACGCCTATATCGGCAAGCGCATGGAGTTCAAGATCGTCAAGATCAACCCGGCCAACGAAAACGTCGTCGTCTCGCACCGGGCCCTGCTCGAGAAAGAGCTCCAGAAGCAGCGCGAGGAGATTCTCTCGAAGATGGAGCCCGGCCAGGTGCTCGAAGGCACCGTCAAGAACATCACGGACTTCGGCGTCTTCATCGACCTGGGCGGCGTCGACGGCCTGCTGCACATCACGGACCTCTCCTGGGGTCGCGTCTCGCACCCGTCGGAGCTGGTGCAGCTCGGCCAGAAGCTCAACGTCGTCGTCCTGGACTACGACAAGGAGCGCCAGCGTATTTCGCTGGGTCTGAAACAGCTCCAGCCTCATCCCTGGGAGAACATCGACGAGAAGTACAAGGAAGGCGACGTGGTCGAGGGCAAGGTGGTCTCCATCACGGACTACGGCGCCTTCGTCGAGCTGGAGAAGGGCATCGAGGGGCTGGTGCACATCTCCGAGATGAGCTGGACCGACCACATCAAGCATCCGAGCCAGAAGGTCTCGCTTGGCCAGCTCGTCAAGGTGAAAATTCTGAACATCGACCGCGAGGGCCGGAAGATCTCGCTCGGCATGAAGCAGCTGGAGCCCAACCCGTGGGAGGGGCTCTCCAAGCGCTACCCGCCGGGCACGGTGCTGCGCGGCAAGGTCCGCAAGATCACCAACTTCGGCGTCTTCGTCGAGATCGAGCCGGGCATCGACGGGCTCGTCCACATCAGCGACCTGTCGTGGACGCGCCGCATCCAGCATCCGAGTGAAGTGGTCAAGGAAGGGGAGGAACTGGATGTCGTGGTGCTGGAGGTCGATGAGGAAAACCGGCGCATCTCGCTGGGCCACAAGCAGGTCCAGACGAACCCGTGGAACGACTTCGCCACGGTTTATGCGGAAGGCACCGACCATAAGGCCAAAGTGGTGCGGATTGAAGATAATGGCCTGGTGGTCGAGCTTCCGCTGGGCGTCGAGGCCTTCGTGCCGGCCGGCGAGCTCAAGCACAGCAAGAACTTCCAGGAGTTCTACCACGTGGGGGACGAGCTGGAGCTGCGCGTGATTCGCTTCAGCGCCGCCGACCGGGAGATCGTCATGAGCGAGGTGGCCAAGGAGCGGGCCGAAGAGGAGGCGCAGCGGGCCGAGGAAGAGCGGCGCCGTCGCGAAGAGCGCAAGCAGCAGGAAAAGGCCGTCAAGGAGTACCAGCGCAAGGCGGTCACCGGACCCACCACGCTGGGTGAGCTCAGCGGTCTGGAGGACCTGAAGGCGCAGCTCGAAGCGGCCGAGAAGGCGGCGCAGGAGGCCGAGCAGGAAGCGAAGGCCGAGACGGAAGAAGCCGCTGAGCAGCCGGCGGCCGAGGCGCAGACGCCCGAGGCTGAAGCCGAGGAAAAGCCTTCGGACGAGGCCTCCGAAGACAAGAAGGACTGA
- a CDS encoding SDH family Clp fold serine proteinase: MNDLFFLFLILMSLTPALRQQILEARRAQIMRRLEQKRGSRVISLIHRQETVSLLGIGIHRYISIEDAEEVLRAIRLTDPACPIDMIVHTPGGLVLAAEQIAWALAQHPAKVTVFVPHYAMSGGTLLALAADEIVMDPFAVLGPVDPQIGQYAAASILAAVRRKGSAQVSDETLILADVAEKALGQVEHSVRQLLERKMPAAQAARVARLLTSGVWTHDHPLRVEDVRALGLPVSTDMPPEIYSLMALYPQPTRMRPSVEYVPLPYRSDRPAGKGQA; the protein is encoded by the coding sequence ATGAACGATCTGTTTTTCTTGTTTCTCATTCTGATGAGCCTGACGCCCGCGCTGCGCCAGCAGATTCTGGAAGCGCGCCGGGCGCAGATCATGCGGCGGCTGGAGCAGAAGCGGGGTTCGCGGGTGATCTCGCTGATCCACCGGCAGGAGACCGTCTCGCTGCTGGGGATCGGCATTCACCGCTACATCTCCATCGAAGATGCCGAGGAGGTGTTGCGGGCCATTCGCCTGACGGACCCCGCCTGCCCCATTGATATGATCGTGCATACACCGGGTGGGCTGGTGCTGGCGGCCGAGCAGATCGCCTGGGCGCTGGCACAGCATCCGGCCAAGGTGACGGTCTTTGTGCCGCACTATGCGATGAGCGGCGGCACGCTGCTGGCGCTGGCGGCCGACGAGATCGTGATGGATCCGTTTGCCGTGCTCGGACCGGTCGATCCGCAGATCGGCCAGTATGCGGCCGCGTCCATTCTGGCCGCCGTGCGCCGCAAGGGCTCCGCTCAGGTCAGCGACGAGACGCTGATTCTGGCCGACGTGGCCGAAAAAGCGCTCGGGCAGGTCGAGCACAGCGTGCGGCAGCTGCTCGAACGCAAGATGCCGGCCGCGCAGGCTGCCCGTGTGGCCCGGCTGCTGACCAGCGGGGTGTGGACGCACGATCATCCGCTCCGGGTCGAAGACGTGCGGGCGCTCGGCCTGCCGGTCTCGACCGACATGCCGCCGGAGATCTACTCGCTCATGGCGCTCTATCCGCAGCCTACCCGTATGCGGCCGTCCGTGGAGTACGTGCCGCTTCCGTATCGCTCCGACAGACCAGCCGGAAAAGGACAGGCATGA